One genomic segment of Choristoneura fumiferana chromosome Z, NRCan_CFum_1, whole genome shotgun sequence includes these proteins:
- the LOC141433219 gene encoding galactosylgalactosylxylosylprotein 3-beta-glucuronosyltransferase S-like, translating to MNSVFIRKRIFIMALFLSAVLIFFFKSSVGIQSLENISPNSIPITVKNKLCHVSFEDERSHFSNKSDMKTIYFVTPTYPRPQQVPELTRLAHTLMHVPRIHWIVADDQPTCSDQVSTILKRSGLPYTHISSPKPYIYKYANFPRGVANRRAALNWLLDNVSEGVLYFGDDDNTVDLQLFEEIRHTKRVSMFPVGLIGGYGVSSPIVKNGKIVGFFDSWPASRTFPVDMAGFAVNIEILNPSATMPFIAGHEEDKFLVSLGVKLEDIEPLAENCSKVLVWHTRTEKFKKPTLKINIDKLDNLPKYQHFVNLLREISRLGMAVLDPKNGTKTFIIRNRRTYETLHGLD from the exons ATGAATTCTGTTTTTATACGcaaaagaatatttattatgGCTTTATTTTTGAGTGCTGTTCTTATATTTTTCTTCAAAAGCAGTGTTGGGATtcaaag CCTTGAAAACATTTCTCCTAATAGCATACCAATAACTGTAAAGAATAAATTATGCCATGTGAGTTTTGAAGATGAAAGAAGTCATTTTAGCAACAAATCTGACATGAAGACAATATATTTTGTAACACCTACATATCCAAGGCCGCAACAAGTACCTGAATTAACAAGGCTTGCTCATACTCTAATGCATGTGCCTCGAATACATTGGATTGTAGCTGATGATCAGCCAACATGTTCTGATCAAGTGTCAACAATTCTCAA GAGGTCCGGCCTTCCTTACACACACATATCTAGCCCGAAGCcgtatatttacaaatatgCCAACTTTCCACGGGGAGTAGCGAATCGTCGAGCAGCCTTAAACTGGCTTCTAGATAATGTCAGCGAGGGTGTTCTTTATTTTGGTGATGATGACAATACAGTGGACCTTCAGCTCTTTGAAGAGATACGACACACTAAGAGAGTGTCCATGTTCCCCGTGGGTTTAATTGGAGGCTATGGTGTGTCTTCACCAATTGTCAAAAATGGaaag ATAGTTGGTTTTTTCGACTCTTGGCCAGCCTCACGAACATTCCCGGTCGACATGGCGGGGTTTGCAGTTAACATTGAAATCCTTAACCCATCAGCAACCATGCCCTTCATCGCTGGACACGAAGAAGACAAGTTTTTGGTTAGTTTAGGTGTAAAATTAGAGGATATAGAACCATTAGCTGAGAATTGCTCCAAAGTGCTAGTTTGGCACACAAGAACAGAGAAGTTTAAGAAACCTACACTAAAGATAAATATTGATAAGCTTGATAACTTGCCAAAGTATCAACACTTTGTTAACTTGCTCAGAGAAATTTCTAGGCTGGGAATGGCCGTACTCGATCCAAAGAATGGGACAAAAACGTTTATAATACGTAACCGCAGAACTTACGAGACACTGCATGGCCTTGATTAA